A single region of the Triticum dicoccoides isolate Atlit2015 ecotype Zavitan chromosome 2B, WEW_v2.0, whole genome shotgun sequence genome encodes:
- the LOC119364214 gene encoding glucan endo-1,3-beta-glucosidase 14-like isoform X1, with amino-acid sequence MAVPEPSRTGSPPRVFLLVFAIILTATAADEAVAAGGLSIGINYGQIADNLPSPSRVSMLLRSMQVSKVKLYDADQNVLSAFLDTGVEFVIGIGNENVSAMVDPAAARAWVQQHVRPYLPSTRITCITVGNEVFKGNDTDLKDSLLPAMKSVYQALGALGLQGQVNVTTAHSLDIMGSSYPPSAGAFRPDVVPYIQPLLDFLSAARSPFLINCYPYFAYKDDPTGVPLEYVLFQPNAGVTDPTTGLNYDNMLYAQVDSVYAAIQALGHADVDVKISETGWPSRGDPDEAGATPQYAGIYIGNLLRRIESKQGTPLRPAVPIDVYVFALFNENLKPGPASERNYGLFYPDGTPVYNVGLRGYLPPMDESDATRTAIHFLALIALAFVTLVLS; translated from the exons CAGATGAGGCGGTGGCAGCCGGAGGCCTATCGATCGGGATCAACTACGGGCAGATCGCGGACAACCTCCCTTCGCCGTCCCGCGTGTCCATGCTCCTCCGGTCGATGCAGGTGAGCAAGGTGAAGCTCTACGACGCCGACCAGAACGTGCTGAGCGCGTTCCTGGACACGGGCGTGGAGTTCGTCATCGGCATCGGGAACGAGAACGTGTCGGCGATGGTGGACCCGGCGGCCGCGCGGGCGTGGGTCCAGCAGCACGTCCGGCCGTACCTCCCGAGCACGCGCATCACCTGCATCACCGTCGGGAACGAGGTGTTCAAGGGCAACGACACCGACCTCAAGGACAGCCTCCTGCCGGCGATGAAGTCCGTGTACCAGGCGCTCGGCGCGCTTGGGCTGCAGGGGCAGGTGAACGTCACCACGGCGCACTCCCTGGACATCATGGGCAGCTCCTACCCTCCGTCCGCCGGCGCGTTCCGGCCGGACGTCGTGCCGTACATCCAGCCGCTCCTCGACTTCCTGTCGGCGGCGAGGTCCCCGTTCCTCATCAACTGCTACCCGTACTTCGCCTACAAGGACGACCCCACCGGCGTGCCGCTGGAGTACGTGCTGTTCCAGCCCAACGCCGGGGTGACCGACCCGACCACGGGGCTCAACTACGACAACATGCTGTACGCCCAGGTGGACTCAGTGTACGCCGCGATCCAGGCGCTGGGCCACGCCGACGTGGACGTGAAGATCTCCGAGACCGGGTGGCCGTCCAGGGGCGACCCCGACGAGGCAGGCGCCACGCCGCAGTACGCCGGGATCTACATCGGGAACCTGCTGCGGAGGATAGAGTCGAAGCAAGGGACGCCGCTGAGGCCGGCGGTGCCCATAGATGTCTACGTCTTCGCGCTCTTCAACGAGAACCTCAAGCCGGGGCCGGCCTCCGAGCGGAACTACGGCCTCTTCTACCCCGACGGCACGCCGGTCTACAATGTCGGCCTGCGCGGCTACCTCCCGCCGATGGATGAATCGGATGCCACGCGGACG GCCATTCACTTCTTGGCGCTCATCGCCTTGGCATTTGTCACTCTCGTCTTATCCTGA
- the LOC119364214 gene encoding glucan endo-1,3-beta-glucosidase 14-like isoform X2, protein MAVPEPSRTGSPPRVFLLVFAIILTATADEAVAAGGLSIGINYGQIADNLPSPSRVSMLLRSMQVSKVKLYDADQNVLSAFLDTGVEFVIGIGNENVSAMVDPAAARAWVQQHVRPYLPSTRITCITVGNEVFKGNDTDLKDSLLPAMKSVYQALGALGLQGQVNVTTAHSLDIMGSSYPPSAGAFRPDVVPYIQPLLDFLSAARSPFLINCYPYFAYKDDPTGVPLEYVLFQPNAGVTDPTTGLNYDNMLYAQVDSVYAAIQALGHADVDVKISETGWPSRGDPDEAGATPQYAGIYIGNLLRRIESKQGTPLRPAVPIDVYVFALFNENLKPGPASERNYGLFYPDGTPVYNVGLRGYLPPMDESDATRTAIHFLALIALAFVTLVLS, encoded by the exons ATGAGGCGGTGGCAGCCGGAGGCCTATCGATCGGGATCAACTACGGGCAGATCGCGGACAACCTCCCTTCGCCGTCCCGCGTGTCCATGCTCCTCCGGTCGATGCAGGTGAGCAAGGTGAAGCTCTACGACGCCGACCAGAACGTGCTGAGCGCGTTCCTGGACACGGGCGTGGAGTTCGTCATCGGCATCGGGAACGAGAACGTGTCGGCGATGGTGGACCCGGCGGCCGCGCGGGCGTGGGTCCAGCAGCACGTCCGGCCGTACCTCCCGAGCACGCGCATCACCTGCATCACCGTCGGGAACGAGGTGTTCAAGGGCAACGACACCGACCTCAAGGACAGCCTCCTGCCGGCGATGAAGTCCGTGTACCAGGCGCTCGGCGCGCTTGGGCTGCAGGGGCAGGTGAACGTCACCACGGCGCACTCCCTGGACATCATGGGCAGCTCCTACCCTCCGTCCGCCGGCGCGTTCCGGCCGGACGTCGTGCCGTACATCCAGCCGCTCCTCGACTTCCTGTCGGCGGCGAGGTCCCCGTTCCTCATCAACTGCTACCCGTACTTCGCCTACAAGGACGACCCCACCGGCGTGCCGCTGGAGTACGTGCTGTTCCAGCCCAACGCCGGGGTGACCGACCCGACCACGGGGCTCAACTACGACAACATGCTGTACGCCCAGGTGGACTCAGTGTACGCCGCGATCCAGGCGCTGGGCCACGCCGACGTGGACGTGAAGATCTCCGAGACCGGGTGGCCGTCCAGGGGCGACCCCGACGAGGCAGGCGCCACGCCGCAGTACGCCGGGATCTACATCGGGAACCTGCTGCGGAGGATAGAGTCGAAGCAAGGGACGCCGCTGAGGCCGGCGGTGCCCATAGATGTCTACGTCTTCGCGCTCTTCAACGAGAACCTCAAGCCGGGGCCGGCCTCCGAGCGGAACTACGGCCTCTTCTACCCCGACGGCACGCCGGTCTACAATGTCGGCCTGCGCGGCTACCTCCCGCCGATGGATGAATCGGATGCCACGCGGACG GCCATTCACTTCTTGGCGCTCATCGCCTTGGCATTTGTCACTCTCGTCTTATCCTGA